The Cryptococcus neoformans var. neoformans B-3501A chromosome 7, whole genome shotgun sequence genome window below encodes:
- a CDS encoding hypothetical protein (Match to EST gb|CF192890.1|CF192890): MESPPPYEAQGGPSTTPAASNNYVAVPTDADRSAFISSGSGLHVRSSLTTYGDVNVWIDVQENLGDLPAAVAPRVKEYALDPQGAVPSFNIVMFAIGDEDDLRQFISLAIELIVSHSHRIRIVTSEFYEDLITQAKNNLAGRTGKDGRVGLHDKLEMYPLSAPADANLSTWTKDQRTMELTLISLYRSTFSPSAVPTNPHFAADLIISAPNVPCHVSIAELLGLPLHILSTNPCSPTITLPHPGTIIQRSNTNASLTNYLSYPIYENQVWHLLGRVINEFRVASLGLPTLTKMEGPGVLDRLKVPFTYCWSPSLLKKPEDWREHIDVTGFIFDHREQIDFHPSDDLLYFLKNGKEPVYVKLRLPSTDSFITAFLKSNNRAIVDIKGIQMKNGENPDIFIVGGTRSIPVAFVREEDFSNLSRRYFWGRQIHQVGIAAFISSDVLSCEEITSALEEALSPRVQSAAREYGSQLSTEDGTKGAAETIHKHLPLLSMRCDIIPSRAAIWYSPEYNLHLSGIAAGVLVDEGKLSFKTLEPNRSKEYPVNIADSDPIIGGTQAFFLALTASVLNVLHMFNQPREVDISAQQPVIISQVRNPSGGWTWSYEQATRQRVPITDFKSGMKEARDELTTGVKDGMKALVMEPLYGFKEGGPVGGVFGLVRGGVSLVTRPLGSGISAVRYGAQGAIREVDGRATKLFTLDYSSPAESLRPSRKAASIEELRKITQEDRKRILEEFKHAKSDEATESRKVKEEAISLGKMPERARGGIELGRYTSPLSNEADKSSKKWWKGKGKGKERASETTLGPQQPLQSSSGLTSPSSSSHTDEKLWPSEKK; this comes from the exons ATGGAATCGCCACCACCATACGAAGCTCAGGGCGGGCCATCAACAACGCCCGCTGCGAGCAACAATTATGTCGCAGTGCCTACTGACGCCG ATCGCAGCGCATTCATTAGCTCTGGATCAGGTCTCCACGTCCGCTCCTCTTTGACGACTTATGGGGATGTCAATGTCTGGATTGATGTCCAGGAGAATCTCGGCGATCTacctgctgctgttgctccAAGAGTCAAGGAATATGCGTTGGATCCACAAGGAGCTGTGCCATCATTCAACATTGTGATGTTTGCAATCGGCGATGAAG ATGATCTTCGCCAATTCATATCTCTTGCCATTGAACTCATCGTCTCACATTCTCATCGAATCCGCATTGTTACATCGGAATTTTATGAAGACCTAATTACTCAAGCTAAGAATAATCTGGCAGGGAGGACAGGTAAAGATGGCCGAGTTGGGCTGCATGACAAGCTGGAAATGTATCCTCTCTCCGCACCAGCAGATGCGAACCTGTCTACTTGGACAAAGG ACCAGAGAACTATGGAACTCACATTAATATCACTATATCGCTCGACCTTCAGCCCCTCTGCTGTACCTACAAATCCACATTTTGCCGCTGATCTAATCATTTCGGCGCCCAATGTTCCCTGCCACGTATCCATCGCTGAGCTTCTTGGTCTTCCTCTACATATCCTTTCGA CCAACCCTTGTTCACCCACTATCACTCTTCCACATCCCGGAACCATCATCCAACGATCCAACACCAACGCCTCACTTACTAATTATCTCAGCTATCCCATCTATGAGAATCA GGTTTGGCATTTGCTTGGAAGAGTCATCAACGAGTTTCGAGTTGCCAGCCTTGGTCTACCAACCCTCACCAAGATGGAGGGGCCAGGTGTTCTGGATAGACTGAAAGTACCTTTCACCTATTGCTGGAGTCCCTCTCTTTTGAAAAAACCAGAAGATTGGAGAGAACATATTG ACGTGACTGGCTTCATATTTGATCACCGGGAGCAGATAGATTTCCACCCCTCTGACGACCTTTTGTACTTCCTCAAAAACGGAAAGGAACCTGTATATGTCAA GCTACGCTTACCCAGTACAGACTCCTTCATCACGGCTTTCTTGAAGTCCAATAATAGGGCCATTGTGGATATCAAAGGCAtacagatgaagaatggtGAAAATCCCGATATCTTCATCGT AGGTGGCACCCGTTCCATACCAGTGGCTTTTGTCAGAGAGGAGGATTTCAGCAATCTGTCACGCCGATA CTTCTGGGGCAGACAGATCCATCAAGTGGGCATTGCTGCTTTCATCTCGTCAGACGTCCTTAGCTGTGAAGAGATCACCTCTgctttggaagaggcgTTATCTCCGAGAGTTCAATCTGCCGCCAGAGAGTATGGATCACAATTGTCTACTGAGGACGGTACAAAGGGGGCTGCGGAGACCATCCATAAGCACCTTCCCTTGCTTAGCATGAG ATGCGATATCATTCCTTCTAGAGCTGCTATTTGGTATTCCCCTGAGTAcaaccttcatctttcggGGATTGCTGCTGGAGTGTTGGTCGATGAGGGGAAGTTGTCTTTCAAAACGCTTGAACCGAATC GATCAAAGGAATACCCAGTGAATATTGCCGACTCGGATCCTATCATTGGAGGTACCCAAGCGTTCTTCCTTGCTTTGACTGCATCTGTGTTGAATGTGTTGCACATGTTCAACCAACCG AGAGAAGTCGACATCTCAGCACAGCAGCCAGTCATCATTTCCCAAGTCCGAAACCCTTCGGGCGGTTGGACGTGGTCATACGAACAAGCTACACGCCAGAGAGTTCCCATTACCGACTTTAAGTCAGGGATGAAGGAAGCAAGGGATGAACTTACCACTGGTGTAAAGGATGGTATGAAAGCGCTAGTCATGGAGCCTCTGTATGGATTCAAGGAGGGA GGTCCAGTTGGTGGGGTCTTTGGACTCGTGAGAGGCG GTGTGTCTCTCGTTACACGACCTTTGGGTAGTGGTATATCGGCAGTTCGATATGGTGCGCAAGGCGCAATACGCGAGGTAGACGGCCGAGCCACAAAACTCTTCACTCTCGATTACTCTTCCCCAGCCGAATCACTCCGACCTTCACGAAAAGCAGCTAGTATCGAAGAACTCAGGAAGATAACCCAAGAAGACCGAAAGCGGATTTTGGAAGAATTCAAGCATGCGAAATCTGACGAAGCGACAGAATCGAGAAAGGTAAAGGAGGAGGCTATATCGCTAGGGAAAATGCCGGAGCGTGCAAGGGGTGGCATTGAACTTGGCAGATATACTTCGCCTTTGAGTAATGAAGCTGACAAGTCGAGTAAAAAATggtggaagggaaagggaaagggcaaagaaAGGGCATCTGAGACGACTTTGGGGCCCCAGCAACCGCTTCAGTCAAGCTCTGGCTTGACATCTCCGAGTTCGTCCTCGCACACAGACGAGAAGCTTTGGCCCAGCGAAAAGAAATAA
- a CDS encoding hypothetical protein (HMMPfam hit to 3HCDH, 3-hydroxyacyl-CoA dehydrogenase, C-terminal domain, score: 178.8, E(): 1.1e-50; HMMPfam hit to 3HCDH_N, 3-hydroxyacyl-CoA dehydrogenase, NAD binding domain, score: 165.8, E(): 8.7e-47), translating into MTAIQSFRKAAIIGAGQMGLGIAYVTAVHARVPLTLHDPSSAVLSQAMSRVQSLLSKDVSKNRMTQGEADEALARINPVKGDGSGLNGDEKLKDVDIVIEAIPEIPELKLGLFKRLGDLLPPTSILGSNTSSISLTKLAASAGSMGGAQGKSSAERVIGIHYFNPVPVMKLVEIIPALQTSKQTIDQATAFGKACKKEVTHSADSPGFIANAILMPMLNEAIMVLEKGIASTEHIDATFRLGMGHPMGPLALADLIGLDTCLSIQRVLHTETGDSKYRPAGLLVRMVDAGWLGKKTGKGFYEYAG; encoded by the exons ATGACAGCCATCCAATCGTTTCGCAAAGCAGCTATCATCGGCGCTGGGCAAATGGGCTTGGGTATCGC CTACGTCACCGCAGTTCATGCCCGTGTACCGCTCACTCTCCATGATCCTTCCTCCGCAGTCCTCTCGCAAGCCATGTCACGAGTACAATCTCTTTTGTCGAAAGATGTCAGCAAGAACAGGATGACACAAGGAGAAGCCGATGAAGCTCTGGCTCGGATCAACCCTGTCAAAGGAGATGGGTCGGGATTAAATGGGGACGAAAAGCTAAAAGATGTAGATATTGTTATTGAG GCTATCCCTGAAATACCAGAGCTCAAACTCGGTTTGTTCAAGCGGCTGGGAGACTTACTGCCTCCTACTTCAATTTTGGGTAGCAACACGAGCTCTATCAGCCTTACCAAGCTCGCTGCTAGTGCGGGGAGTATGGGTGGTGCTCAAGGGAAGAGCAGCGCAGAGAGAGTGATCGG AATCCATTATTTTAACCCTGTCCCAGTGAT GAAGCTCGTCGAGATAATACCTGCATTGCAAACTTCCAAACAAACAATCGACCAAGCTACAGCTTTTGGCAAAGCGTGCAAGAAAG AGGTCACCCACTCTGCAGACTCCCCCGGCTTCATCGCCAATGCCATCCTCATGCCCATGCTTAACGAGGCCATCATGGTCCTTGAAAAAGGTATCGCCTCTACTGAACATATTGATGCCACCTTCCGACTCGGGATGGGCCACCCCATGGGTCCACTTGCGCTCGCGGACCTTATTGGGCTTGACACTTGTTTGTCGATCCAGAGGGTGCTGCATACTGAGACAGGGGATAGCAAGTATAGGCCGGCGGGGTTGTtggtgaggatggtggatgcTGGTTGgctggggaagaagacgggAAAAGGATTCTACGAGTATGCTGGCTAG